The Anabas testudineus chromosome 15, fAnaTes1.2, whole genome shotgun sequence DNA segment ACCTACAGTGCCATCTAGTGTTAAGTGTCAGGCATCACACTTCACTCGACCTGCCCAGTTTAATTTGACCTCACTTTATTTACCGAGTGGATGAGCAGTCAGCACATCTGTTCACCATTTCATTTCAGCTCATTTCATCTTGTCTCTGATTTTGGCATAAAGATTAATTTATTATCAGATCAACACaaaaatgtagctttaaatgtactgtttaaGATCCACTCAGTGTAAGAGGATCTGAAAAATACTTCAATtcataaaaaaactatttcagatCATAATAACCTCCTTCTTGCAGTGAAGATCTGACTTCATATCAATCAGTGAATCTATGATTCATGCTTTGCTGAAACAAGCTGAAcgaggaggtggaggtagatCACAGCATAGTTTTGTAATGACAGATGTGCCTTTATTCAGCTGTACCTTTGGCACAGAGTTAAACTGGTGAACAGGCTATACAACAAAAACTAGAACACAGCATAATGTATTTGTACACAAAGGATTCCATAAAAATGCCagcagtttgatgtttgagCTCAGATGTGTGTGGCATGTTAGCACGTACATGTAGAGCACAGATTATTCAATTCACTCCGGTCCAGATTATAAATACTGCACCAAATCACAAGAAATTTGATAGAAAAGCCAACAATCCTACTTGAGCACTTGGTGACAGTagtggaaaaactccctttaacgagtgggaggccatctgccttgaccagttggggtgagtaCAAAGAGGAGGGAGTAAAGAATTGACAACGAATATAAGatcagacaacaacaaaaaacatcagtaGTACATGAGAAGGGCCTGCTGGTATATACCACAAGGCTAAGGCTGAGTGGAAAGCACTGGCAATATATGATGGAGTTTATTGGTAATGTGTGCTAACATCAAGCAGGAACAATCCAGATCTCATTGTGATGAGTTACAGACATAATGGAGTCATAGGCAGCTCCGGTATAATTCTGAGGATCAAAGGTTTTCCCAGCGTCAACCAAGGCCTTACGAAGGGCAGCTGCGTTCTCCTCAGCACTTTTCATGGAAGGAAGACCATTGAAGACCCTTTTAtatgagaaaaaacaacagaagaaagttagaatcacattttcagatttcgctctgttttctgtgtctgtggctCTGTTGGCCTCTTACTTACTACAGTTGCTAGAGGCCACCTAACAGTAAAAAAGAGCTATGGGTTGTAACTGGCTCCAATAGCAATGTGAAGAGTGGGAGTTGTAACAGGACTTTCTGATTCAGTTAGTGTGGTCACATCTGGTTATGGATATAGCAAGaagcatttttcatttatcactgtGTGGTCAGTTatgcactgtaaaaatgtacaaGAATGAGCAGAAATACATCAGAGGGACTTAAAGGAAGACGAGTGAAGCCACTGCTCACCTGACATAGTAAGTGATTTCAGGTATGCTTTGTACTCTCACTGAATCAGAGTCTGCAGGCTTTTTTGTGCCAGGAGAAAGGAACCAGGACATGGACAAACCAGAACCTTCTTTTTTGGTGATCAGTGCAGGCCAAGTGTTAACATTTATCTCATAACCTGAAAGAGGCAAACAAGAACCAAAACGATGAGAAGCTGGCAGGGGTAGAGACAGAGGAGTGGCGCAGACTCCCACCGGAGTGAGAAGGTTTAAGGTAGAGGCTGATTGAAGGAGAGTGTGAGCAGCAGTAAATACACTGCTCAGTTTTCTTCCTGCGTGTCAGTCAAAGTTTGCATAACCTAAGATAAAACACTGTCATAATGCTGCCACGTTCTGTTTGTGGTTAATGGCGTATAGCCTCAGACAGAACTCACACTTTCTTTACTGGTGCTTTGTTCAGATCTCCTTCCTCTGCCATGATGAGAGAACTAGACAAAGTTACATAGCAATGTAACAGATGAGCTGAGCTTTTCATTCATGATTCGggtcattttaatgtaaaaacattacatactggggctttcaattcaatttctaGAACTGCCTCTGGAAGCTGGATAAAACTGGCAGCACTGCGGAAAGGCAGGTACGGTCATGAGAAACCACAACAGAAACCACAACAGTGTCATATTAAAGGCAAAAAGAACTTTCTTTACCAGAACatctttattattacattttcctgctgttttgaTACATGTGAGCAGCTGACTGCTGTGGCCAGACTTCAAATGTCAGGAAATACAAATGTTACTAAACTTAGTAAGAGGTTCACTAAGTCTTTAAGAAGTGAATATCTCAGCACTGCTGCCACATCTGTTCAGTGAGTCTGACTTTACAGCAGAGCCTCCACAAAAATGAGTTACACGCTTCAGTTATAAGTACATTGGTCATTTCTGAGTGTCTCAGATGCCGACATACCTGCGTCTTTCTGTGTCTGGCAGTATTCCTTCAGCTTTTTGTGTGCAGCCATAAGATCATTGTTCGCAGAGCTCTGGATCTTGGTGGTGATCCACTCAGTGGCAACATACGAACGCACCTCAAAATCCTGTACACAACACAACTGATTTCCTAAAAGTGCCGACCAGTGATTGTGCGAGTGTGTGAATTTCTCCGACACCTACCTGGTTTTGTTCAACCACTTTGAACTGAGGGCATATTTGACCGTTGCAAAAGCTCGGAGGTGTCCAGTCTTGACCTTTACACAACAACACCAGGACGAGAGCTACAagcacagacagcagctgcttcaTCTTTACAGACTCTGCAAAGCAACTCATCAGATACAGCCTCAGTTCTGCTGCTTTAACCTGAACAATAACGTCATATCTCGAGATACCAGTTGATCAGGTCACACAGGCACTGCCACATTATTCTTCTCCCTGACAGCAGACCGAGTCAGTAATAAATTAGTGCAAAACATTTATGGTAGAAGGAAAACGCTGGTATAAAGAGGGAATGTCAGATTAGCAGTTGTCTGTGTTGCTCTCACAGTTTACCGTAAATGATGGCTGcattaaaacatgaatattCATTCTAAAACGTGGTTAATCaaacttacatttacattctgtTTTTGAACATTATGAACTCATAGCCCCCGATTTGagaagcaaatgaaaaacagtaaaaatgtcacaatttcGGTCAATCCTGTTCACCTCAGTAGATCATGACCCACACATATTTGGCAGATGTTTTCACGCTGGAGGCCATTCCTGACTCAACCTTGGACAGCAGGCAGTTGTCAGGGACACTTCGACATATGGCCAGGAGGAGTCAGGCCATAAACTGCAAGTCCTAGAACCGATGAATCCCTTGTTCCACCAACTGCTTGTCTCCTGATGTCAGTGTAAGCAACCACATGCTGGGTTTCTTCCATGGTGAAGTTCTGCCAGAAAAGGACTAAAATATATGGTCTGGTCTTTAAAAAAGTTTGAGATGTAACAAAAAGTAAAGTTGAACTCATTTATTTGGTTCACAACATTTAAATGGTATTTTTGAAACATTACCAAAAACATACAGCTCTCACAGatctgcttcagctcagacatattcttaggACATCTGGTGTGAACGGCTCTCTTCATGTCATTGCACAGCTTCTCTATTGGGTCGAGGTGAGCTCTGACTGGGTTACTCTAAAAGGTGGATACCATgtctctgaagtcattctgtagtagatttactttgatgtttatgCTGCATCACTTAGCTTCTTCTGAACTTCAACTTCTGGACAGACAAAggagaaaatgtaaagaaaaaacaactggaTTAAATGTGGCTGGATAGTTTAGTGGTAAGATCAGAGaagggtttgaatcccagcagCTGCCTACCTCTGGGCAACAGCAGAGTTTTATGATTTTTGCCTTTATGCACTACCACGGTGAATCTGACATAAAACCATCAAGATGTGATTAAAGTGTAGACTTTCAGAGAGATGCTTTGTGAGACCTTCACTGTTGTCTccatttttgcttgtttgtgggTCTTTGATAGGAACATTTCTGTAACAAACTTCTTAGGACCACTGATTagattaataaggcagtagtttattttcactTGCGCAAGGGAACATGCAAtcctcagcacagcagctgacagaggcaaaactcaaacacaaactcTTTTTATAGATgcagatgggagggagatgtttttctgttttttagtATAGACATAATGGAAGTTGTGACACTGCAGTTGATTCTCATCTCGAAGTGAATTCGATGCCGGAGCATCCTATCCACCTCCCTAAGATAAAAGGACTAACTAACTCACTAGGGCAAAGGCAAGAGTCACTTTAATCAACCAACCAACAATccaatttgagcaagctttaggcaacagtgaagaggaaaaactccctttagaggaagaaacctccaatATAATCTTATATCTAaatataagctttataaaaaaggaaagttttaagtctagtcttaaatgtggagagggtgtctgcctcccgaacctgaactgggagctggttccacaggagaggggcttggtagctaaaggctctggctcccattctacatttagaaactctaggaaccacaagtaaacctgcagtctgagaacggagagttctgcttggaagatatgaggtctttaagataagatggagttTGATTATTAAGTGCATAAGTTATAGTAAATGGCATTTCATGAGGGAATCAAATGTAAAAGGGTAACTCTTTGTACACATTTTTTAACAGTCTTTCTGCTGTTAGTTTTTGTCATCAGTAACTTAAAAAATGTTCTGTTGGGTTGAGATCAAGTGATTGACTTAGCCTGTGAAGAATAGTGAATTTGTTTGTCTCCAAAAAGTCTTGAGCTGCTTTGTTTAGGGTCATTATCTGTCTGCACTGTGAAGTTGTGTCCACATTTGTTACAAGTGGGTGAATGTGAGCAGACAGTGTAGCTCTGTACACCTCAGAAATCATTTTGTTAATTCTGTCAGCagtaaatcaataataaatgtCAGTGAGCCAATTGAGTGCCATTGCATTGGCAACCATAAGTGCCCATACCATAGTACTGCCTCCACCATGATACCGGATGTGGTGGCTTTGAATCATGAGTGGTTTCTTTCCTTCACCAtacttttctcttcccatcatTCTGGTATAggtttcatcagtccaaagaGTCTGAATCCTGAATATATTTTAGGCATTTTATTAATCTAAACTGGCCTTCATCTTCTTGAATGTTACCAGTGTTTTGCACCTttgaatttatatttatctgTTGGGGTTAGATTGTGACAGGGATCCACCTACCTTTTCCAGAGTATTCTTGACTTCTCTTGATGTTCTAAAGGGGTTTTTCTTCACCAAGGAAAGGATTCTGCCATCATCCACTTTGTCTTCCGTGGTCTTCCAGGACTTTTAAGCTTGTTGAGCTCAGAagtgctttctttctttttaagatTCTACCCAACT contains these protein-coding regions:
- the LOC113158106 gene encoding heme-binding protein 2-like, whose product is MSCFAESVKMKQLLSVLVALVLVLLCKGQDWTPPSFCNGQICPQFKVVEQNQDFEVRSYVATEWITTKIQSSANNDLMAAHKKLKEYCQTQKDAGYEINVNTWPALITKKEGSGLSMSWFLSPGTKKPADSDSVRVQSIPEITYYVRVFNGLPSMKSAEENAAALRKALVDAGKTFDPQNYTGAAYDSIMSVTHHNEIWIVPA